In Epinephelus moara isolate mb chromosome 9, YSFRI_EMoa_1.0, whole genome shotgun sequence, a genomic segment contains:
- the LOC126395542 gene encoding bile salt-activated lipase-like isoform X1 — translation METLKILFAVVVSLGTATAASLGVVQTEGGSVQGKNIPLGFFRSVDVFKGVPFAAKPGTFEKPKPHPGWDGVLKATKFAKRCHQISMLQTSSFGSEDCLYLNIWVPQGRQVSSDLPVMIWFYGGGFMVGGSMGPNFFNNYLYSGQEIATRGNVIVVSVGYRVGTLGFLSTGDSRLPGNYGLWDQHAAIAWVHRNIRSFGGDPDNTTIFGESAGGVSVSFQTLSPHNKGLFKRAISQSGVALCPWGLNRNPRKVAEEVAVNVGCPTDDRMVACLKSTDAKNLTMAAPRVKFGTPDYPAVKYLVLSPVADGDFLPDQPENLFHNAADIDYLVGVNNMDGHLFSSKDIPNFNNKNQEIPVEDVKRLLAAYTKEKGQAGFEIAFAEYSSNWESTPSQISIKRTAVDIGTDYMFLVPTQTAIYLRAANARSGRTYSYLMSEPSLLARPGKPYNEWVGADHADDLQYVFGKPFTTPKAYGDRHRDLSGYMIAYWTNFARTGDPNKGNLNVPVIWPEFTSTGQQFLEINAKMNKSSIGQEMRLRFVRLWASTLPSLPSQGATDAP, via the exons CTGGGCGTGGTGCAAACAGAAGGTGGCAGCGTCCAGGGAAAAAATATCCCACTTGGTTTTTTCCGCTCCGTGGAtgttttcaaaggggtcccctTTGCTGCCAAACCTGGAACATTTGAGAAACCCAAACCTCACCCTGGCTGGGATG GTGTACTGAAGGCAACAAAGTTTGCAAAGAGATGTCACCAGATCAGCATGCTCCAGACTTCAAGTTTTGGTAGTGAAGACTGCCTCTACCTCAACATCTGGGTTCCTCAGGGCCGACAAG TGTCGTCAGATCTGCCCGTCATGATTTGGTTCTATGGAGGAGGCTTCATGGTCGGTGGTTCTATGGGGCCAAACTTTTTCAACAACTATCTGTACAGCGGTCAGGAAATTGCAACCAGGGGCAATGTCATTGTGGTGTCAGTGGGATACCGTGTAGGAACCCTGGGCTTCCTCAGCACAGGGGACTCTCGCTTACCTG GAAACTACGGTCTGTGGGACCAGCATGCCGCCATCGCCTGGGTGCACAGGAACATCCGCTCATTTGGAGGGGACCCTGACAACACCACCATCTTTGGAGAATCCGCAGGTGGAGTTAGTGTCAGCTTCCAG ACTCTCTCCCCCCACAACAAAGGGCTGTTCAAGAGAGCCATCTCCCAGAGCGGTGTTGCCCTCTGCCCCTGGGGTCTGAACAGGAACCCACGCAAGGTTGCAGAGGAG GTTGCTGTGAATGTTGGCTGCCCCACTGATGACAGGATGGTGGCCTGTCTGAAATCAACTGATGCTAAGAATCTCACCATGGCTGCTCCCCGTGTCAAATTTGGCACCCCAGACT ATCCAGCTGTGAAATACCTGGTTCTGTCTCCTGTTGCTGATGGAGACTTCCTCCCTGATCAGCCTGAAAACCTGTTCCACAATGCTGCTGATATCGACTACCTTGTGGGGGTCAATAACATGGATGGACACCTGTTCTCCTCCAAGGACATCCCTAACTTTAATAACAAGAATCAAGAAATTCCTGT AGAAGATGTGAAGAGGCTCCTTGCTGCTTACACCAAAGAGAAGGGGCAGGCTGGTTTTGAGATTGCCTTTGCTGAGTACTCGTCCAACTGGGAATCAACACCCAGCCAGATAAGCATTAAGAGAACTGCTGTGGACATTGGGACTGACTACATGTTCCTGGTTCCGACACAGACTGCCATCTACCTGCGCGCCGCTAACGCCAG GTCTGGGCGGACTTACTCCTACCTGATGTCTGAGCCCAGTTTATTGGCTAGACCAGGCAAACCCTACAATGAGTGGGTGGGAGCCGACCATGCTGATGACCTGCAGTACGTGTTTGGCAAACCCTTCACCACACCAAAGGCTTatggagacagacacagagacctGTCTGGCTATATGATTGCCTACTGGACTAACTTCGCCAGAACTGG AGACCCCAACAAAGGAAACCTGAATGTGCCTGTGATCTGGCCTGAATTCACCAGCACTGGACAACAGTTCCTGGAGATCAATGCTAAGATGAACAAGAGCTCCATCGGACAGGAAATGAGGCTACGTTTTGTTCGCCTTTGGGCCAGCACCCTTCCCAGCCTCCCATCACAGGGTGCCACAGATGCTCCGTGA
- the LOC126395542 gene encoding bile salt-activated lipase-like isoform X2 codes for MLQTSSFGSEDCLYLNIWVPQGRQVSSDLPVMIWFYGGGFMVGGSMGPNFFNNYLYSGQEIATRGNVIVVSVGYRVGTLGFLSTGDSRLPGNYGLWDQHAAIAWVHRNIRSFGGDPDNTTIFGESAGGVSVSFQTLSPHNKGLFKRAISQSGVALCPWGLNRNPRKVAEEVAVNVGCPTDDRMVACLKSTDAKNLTMAAPRVKFGTPDYPAVKYLVLSPVADGDFLPDQPENLFHNAADIDYLVGVNNMDGHLFSSKDIPNFNNKNQEIPVEDVKRLLAAYTKEKGQAGFEIAFAEYSSNWESTPSQISIKRTAVDIGTDYMFLVPTQTAIYLRAANARSGRTYSYLMSEPSLLARPGKPYNEWVGADHADDLQYVFGKPFTTPKAYGDRHRDLSGYMIAYWTNFARTGDPNKGNLNVPVIWPEFTSTGQQFLEINAKMNKSSIGQEMRLRFVRLWASTLPSLPSQGATDAP; via the exons ATGCTCCAGACTTCAAGTTTTGGTAGTGAAGACTGCCTCTACCTCAACATCTGGGTTCCTCAGGGCCGACAAG TGTCGTCAGATCTGCCCGTCATGATTTGGTTCTATGGAGGAGGCTTCATGGTCGGTGGTTCTATGGGGCCAAACTTTTTCAACAACTATCTGTACAGCGGTCAGGAAATTGCAACCAGGGGCAATGTCATTGTGGTGTCAGTGGGATACCGTGTAGGAACCCTGGGCTTCCTCAGCACAGGGGACTCTCGCTTACCTG GAAACTACGGTCTGTGGGACCAGCATGCCGCCATCGCCTGGGTGCACAGGAACATCCGCTCATTTGGAGGGGACCCTGACAACACCACCATCTTTGGAGAATCCGCAGGTGGAGTTAGTGTCAGCTTCCAG ACTCTCTCCCCCCACAACAAAGGGCTGTTCAAGAGAGCCATCTCCCAGAGCGGTGTTGCCCTCTGCCCCTGGGGTCTGAACAGGAACCCACGCAAGGTTGCAGAGGAG GTTGCTGTGAATGTTGGCTGCCCCACTGATGACAGGATGGTGGCCTGTCTGAAATCAACTGATGCTAAGAATCTCACCATGGCTGCTCCCCGTGTCAAATTTGGCACCCCAGACT ATCCAGCTGTGAAATACCTGGTTCTGTCTCCTGTTGCTGATGGAGACTTCCTCCCTGATCAGCCTGAAAACCTGTTCCACAATGCTGCTGATATCGACTACCTTGTGGGGGTCAATAACATGGATGGACACCTGTTCTCCTCCAAGGACATCCCTAACTTTAATAACAAGAATCAAGAAATTCCTGT AGAAGATGTGAAGAGGCTCCTTGCTGCTTACACCAAAGAGAAGGGGCAGGCTGGTTTTGAGATTGCCTTTGCTGAGTACTCGTCCAACTGGGAATCAACACCCAGCCAGATAAGCATTAAGAGAACTGCTGTGGACATTGGGACTGACTACATGTTCCTGGTTCCGACACAGACTGCCATCTACCTGCGCGCCGCTAACGCCAG GTCTGGGCGGACTTACTCCTACCTGATGTCTGAGCCCAGTTTATTGGCTAGACCAGGCAAACCCTACAATGAGTGGGTGGGAGCCGACCATGCTGATGACCTGCAGTACGTGTTTGGCAAACCCTTCACCACACCAAAGGCTTatggagacagacacagagacctGTCTGGCTATATGATTGCCTACTGGACTAACTTCGCCAGAACTGG AGACCCCAACAAAGGAAACCTGAATGTGCCTGTGATCTGGCCTGAATTCACCAGCACTGGACAACAGTTCCTGGAGATCAATGCTAAGATGAACAAGAGCTCCATCGGACAGGAAATGAGGCTACGTTTTGTTCGCCTTTGGGCCAGCACCCTTCCCAGCCTCCCATCACAGGGTGCCACAGATGCTCCGTGA